One segment of Solanum lycopersicum chromosome 1, SLM_r2.1 DNA contains the following:
- the LOC101266156 gene encoding uncharacterized protein — protein sequence MDSFANLFREPFQFFTTILLSLLFPLSFLIISRLSVAHYLIDLVGYSKTEISNNCDLLIKFFLQVNPIFLHVLVSIISVAALSHTLTGGTSCFIKRTPEPVSRLRLYTAWFFVCILQICVGLGIEGSIAAGVDAYEIGYERGFLTRAIFFLGLNETMFFWSNIFVKPVVDDTVFGILQENRWIEKAALAMSFGGLWWWRLRDEVEFLVVVVEKKRDLLISIGLADFVGWWLYYLTVTIGMIKIVKTLVWLVYVMFGRRVVDFDNTDGDSRNNDEKV from the exons ATGGATTCTTTTGCAAATTTATTTAGAGaaccatttcaattttttacaaCTATTCTTCTTAGTCttctttttcctctttcttttcttataaTTTCTAGGCTATCTGTTGCACATTATCTTATTGATCTTGTAGGTTATTCAAAAAcagaaatttcaaataattgtGATTTActaatcaaattttttcttcaagttAACCCTATTTTTCTACATGTTCTTGTTTCTATCATCAGTGTTGCTGCACTTTCTCATACCTTAACCGGTGGTACCTCTTGCTTCATCAAGCGTACCCCAGAGCCCGTCTCGAGACTTCGATTATACACCGCGTGGTTTTTCGTATGCATATTGCAAATTTGTGTTGGTTTAGGCATTGAAG GTAGTATAGCTGCTGGAGTTGATGCTTATGAAATTGGTTATGAAAGGGGATTTTTGACAAGAGCTATATTCTTCTTGGGATTAAATGAGACAATGTTCTTTTGGTCCAATATTTTTGTGAAGCCAGTGGTGGATGACACAGTTTTTGGCATTCTACAAGAAAATAGATGGATTGAAAAGGCAGCATTGGCAATGAGTTTTGGTGGACTTTGGTGGTGGAGATTGAGAGATGAAGTTGAGTTTTTAGTGGTTGTGGTGGAGAAAAAAAGAGACTTGTTGATTAGTATTGGATTGGCTGATTTTGTTGGTTGGTGGTTGTATTATTTAACTGTTACAATTGGTATGATCAAAATTGTGAAAACTCTTGTTTGGCTTGTTTATGTAATGTTTGGTAGAAGAGTTGTTGATTTTGACAATACTGATGGTGACTCTAGGAACAATGATGAGAAGGTCTGA
- the LOC543856 gene encoding WRKY transcription factor 37 isoform 1 (isoform 1 is encoded by transcript variant 1): MGRSKPTKSQSKTSRLLQPQFLASKNSSEYSSHVRKMAQKVVMTVQMEAKSLKQKNEGPPSDCWSWRKYGQKPIKGSPYPRGYYRCSSSKGCSAKKQVERCSKDASLFIITYTSSHNHPGPNLPKDSVKQEPVVDQHVSLEDNNDEDDDDDDDNDTQSCKTPLNSTTTSTSIPQGILEENLFTDNFLGTISYDDFLPLSYPQLMKFPKSELSEENDFYDELGELELPPSSSTSFAGIFEEAILVDPSS, translated from the exons ATGGGTAGAAGTAAGCCAACAAAATCACAATCTAAAACATCAAGATTGCTACAACCACAATTTCTTGCCTCAAAAAACAG TTCTGAGTATTCTTCTCATGTTAGAAAGATGGCTCAGAAGGTTGTTATGACAGTGCAAATGGAAGCAAAATCTTTAAAGCAGAAAAATGAAGGGCCTCCTTCAGATTGTTGGTCTTGGAGAAAATATGGACAAAAACCCATTAAAGGATCCCCTTACCCCAG GGGTTACTACAGATGCAGCAGTTCAAAGGGTTGTTCAGCTAAAAAACAAGTAGAAAGGTGTAGTAAAGATGCATCTTTGTTCATCATCACATATACATCCAGCCATAATCATCCAGGTCCAAATTTGCCTAAAGACTCTGTTAAACAAGAGCCAGTAGTGGATCAACATGTGTCCCTCGAAGACAACAacgatgaagatgatgatgatgatgatgataatgatacaCAAAGCTGCAAAACCCCATTGAATAGTACCACTACTAGTACCAGTATTCCCCAAGGCATACTTGAAGAGAATCTGTTCACTGATAATTTCTTGGGAACAATTTCATATGATGATTTTCTGCCCCTTTCTTACCCTCAACTAATGAAATTTCCAAAATCCGAATTGTCAGAAGAGAATGACTTTTATGATGAATTAGGAGAATTGGAGCTACCTCCATCTTCTTCTACATCCTTCGCGGGCATTTTTGAGGAGGCAATCCTTGTAGATCCCTCCTCTTAG
- the LOC543856 gene encoding WRKY transcription factor 37 isoform 2 (isoform 2 is encoded by transcript variant 2), with protein MGRSKPTKSQSKTSRLLQPQFLASKNRKMAQKVVMTVQMEAKSLKQKNEGPPSDCWSWRKYGQKPIKGSPYPRGYYRCSSSKGCSAKKQVERCSKDASLFIITYTSSHNHPGPNLPKDSVKQEPVVDQHVSLEDNNDEDDDDDDDNDTQSCKTPLNSTTTSTSIPQGILEENLFTDNFLGTISYDDFLPLSYPQLMKFPKSELSEENDFYDELGELELPPSSSTSFAGIFEEAILVDPSS; from the exons ATGGGTAGAAGTAAGCCAACAAAATCACAATCTAAAACATCAAGATTGCTACAACCACAATTTCTTGCCTCAAAAAACAG AAAGATGGCTCAGAAGGTTGTTATGACAGTGCAAATGGAAGCAAAATCTTTAAAGCAGAAAAATGAAGGGCCTCCTTCAGATTGTTGGTCTTGGAGAAAATATGGACAAAAACCCATTAAAGGATCCCCTTACCCCAG GGGTTACTACAGATGCAGCAGTTCAAAGGGTTGTTCAGCTAAAAAACAAGTAGAAAGGTGTAGTAAAGATGCATCTTTGTTCATCATCACATATACATCCAGCCATAATCATCCAGGTCCAAATTTGCCTAAAGACTCTGTTAAACAAGAGCCAGTAGTGGATCAACATGTGTCCCTCGAAGACAACAacgatgaagatgatgatgatgatgatgataatgatacaCAAAGCTGCAAAACCCCATTGAATAGTACCACTACTAGTACCAGTATTCCCCAAGGCATACTTGAAGAGAATCTGTTCACTGATAATTTCTTGGGAACAATTTCATATGATGATTTTCTGCCCCTTTCTTACCCTCAACTAATGAAATTTCCAAAATCCGAATTGTCAGAAGAGAATGACTTTTATGATGAATTAGGAGAATTGGAGCTACCTCCATCTTCTTCTACATCCTTCGCGGGCATTTTTGAGGAGGCAATCCTTGTAGATCCCTCCTCTTAG
- the LOC101268028 gene encoding scarecrow-like protein 18: MTNVSISNDIFSDFQDDQFHLKGYERSELVVNGIEEGCVDIDSLYSICGHNNEENTSDEQVRTNLLEDQQQSLSDWTQNHFLTNTVMPLQPVQIQSTIEAPTNDDFPPQVPAPANSSNEKPKPFSLASLELLSNYGRLSKKSSEENLCTNALSCEAHLENSHKLPMKEILRAAGERYIQYSTQRLDGFSMFIHPYGSALSGLCMEETRDVELVHLLLAAAEEVNNQQFHLASKLISRCMWVASDSGNPVQRLSYYFAKALEERIDRSTGRYTCTDEDHHLKYIKIMSLGTNSAFLTCHQLIPFSQVMQFAGVQTIVENVRSAKKIHLIDFNIRSGIQWIVLIQALAEKGDSPIELLKITAVGSIEKENFEATSNTLHSFTKSLGLPFSFDIVFVSDMKDFKKESVNIKTDETVAVYCNSILRTMLSKPDCLDNLMKVVRSIGPTIIVVGEVEANHNSPSFLNRFIETLFFYSAFFDCFEDCMDRCSPCRTTIEGVYFGEGIRNIVAAEAEDRFTRNVKLEVWRAFFARFGMVEEELSESAWYQAHLILKQFAQGSSCDLQKDGKGLIIGWKGTPIHSLSIWKFL, from the exons ATGACCAATGTCTCAATCTCTAATGATATTTTTAGTGATTTCCAGGATGATCAGTTTCATCTTAAAGGATATGAGAGAAGTGAGTTAGTGGTCAATGGTATTGAAGAAGGTTGTGTAGATATTGATTCTCTGTACTCCATTTGTGGACATAACAATGAAGAGAATACATCTGATGAACAAGTTAGAACCAACTTATTGGAAGATCAGCAACAAAGCCTATCAGATTGGACGCAAAATCATTTCCTCACCAACACAGTCATGCCCTTGCAACCGGTCCAAATCCAATCTACTATTGAAGCACCAACAAATGATGATTTCCCGCCTCAAGTACCAGCACCTGCCAACTCTAGCAATGAAAAACCAAAGCCGTTTTCATTAGCATCTTTGGAGCTACTGAGCAATTATGGCAGACTGAGCAAGAAATCCAGTGAGGAAAACTTGTGCACTAATGCACTAAGTTGTGAGGCTCACTTAGAGAATAGCCACAAGTTGCCAATGAAAGAGATCTTGAGGGCTGCAGGAGAAAG GTACATACAGTACTCCACCCAAAGGCTAGATGGTTTTTCTATGTTTATTCACCCTTATGGTTCGGCACTCTCAGGCCTTTGTATGGAGGAAACAAGGGATGTGGAGCTTGTCCACCTCCTCCTAGCTGCAGCAGAAGAAGTGAATAATCAACAATTCCATCTAGCTAGCAAATTGATTTCTCGTTGTATGTGGGTGGCATCTGATTCAGGTAATCCAGTCCAGAGACTTTCTTACTATTTTGCTAAAGCTTTAGAAGAAAGGATTGATCGATCAACTGGAAGATACACATGTACGGATGAAGATCACCACCTCaagtatattaaaattatgtcattaGGTACCAACTCTGCATTCTTGACCTGCCACCAACTAATTCCTTTCAGTCAAGTGATGCAATTTGCAGGAGTTCAAACAATTGTTGAAAATGTCAGAAGcgcaaaaaaaattcatttgattgATTTTAATATCAGAAGTGGAATTCAGTGGATAGTCTTGATACAAGCTCTTGCAGAAAAAGGTGACAGTCCAATTGAGCTTCTTAAGATAACTGCAGTTGGAAGCATAGAAAAAGAGAACTTTGAAGCAACAAGCAACACATTACACAGTTTCACCAAGTCCTTAGGCCTGCCATTTTCATTTGATATAGTTTTTGTCTCGGACATGAAAGATTTCAAGAAAGAGTCGGTCAATATTAAAACAGATGAGACTGTGGCTGTTTACTGTAACTCTATACTAAGGACAATGCTATCAAAACCAGATTGTTTGGATAATTTGATGAAAGTAGTCAGAAGTATTGGACCAACAATTATTGTTGTTGGCGAAGTTGAAGCAAACCATAATTCACCATCATTTTTAAACCGCTTTATTGAGACTCTTTTCTTTTACAGTGCATTTTTTGATTGCTTCGAGGACTGCATGGATCGATGCAGTCCATGTCGAACAACGATTGAAGGGGTATATTTTGGTGAAGGTATTCGGAACATCGTGGCGGCTGAAGCTGAGGACAGGTTCACCAGGAATGTGAAGCTTGAAGTATGGAGAGCGTTCTTTGCAAGGTTTGGTATGGTGGAAGAAGAGCTTAGTGAGTCAGCTTGGTATCAAGCTCATCTGATTCTCAAGCAATTTGCCCAAGGAAGTTCTTGTGATCTTCAAAAGGATGGGAAAGGCCTCATTATTGGGTGGAAGGGAACACCAATTCATTCTCTATCCATTTGGAAGTTCTTGTAA